The Mauremys reevesii isolate NIE-2019 linkage group 7, ASM1616193v1, whole genome shotgun sequence genome includes the window GAGGCAGGCAGTGATTTCCCTAGGACTAGCTTACCCACTGTTCTCTTAAGAATTCTGTTATTCTGCCTAGAGAGACCTTCTATcattgtttcatttcctgtttgtttctgCCTTATGCCCTCCATTGATTTCACTCCATGCAATCAGCCAGAATAATAGCGAgcaggtaaactgaggtacaTACCATTTTCATACAAAATAACAGATatctctttccttctccacagCTTCTTTCAGCGGACCGCCTGGAGGGAGGCAGAAGGGCCCCTTGACACAAATTAAATCATGCACATTGTAGCtgaatccctcctcccccatcatcCACAGTGCATTAAAGAGGAAATTTTAAAGCTATTGGAATGTAAGTGTGAGGGAGGGCGCTATAAATGTCATAAATCACTGTGACAGGGTTTCCGTGCCAGCGACCAGTTTGCACTTTGAGTAAGACTGGCTGAGATTTatgattttttcaaaattttgatgaaaaaccaGCAACATTTTGGGCAATTTTcacaattttgttgttgttatttctgGCATTCATGCTCTGAtttaaagtgaaaagaaaagGACTAGGAGGGAAAAAAGAACTGAGATTTGTGAGGTATCCCTTGAAGAAATCTTAATGAGAGATTACACCTCTGCTCCACAACCAACTCTGGTTCAAGAGCTCATGCGCTAACAAATTATTTACAGTCCTGGTAAACTAACAATGAATGGCAAAATATTCTTAGTAGAAACCAGTGTGATGTGGGGAGCAAACGCTGATCAAATGTTGCATTCTTTTCCTTCTGACAGACACATTGTGTTCTTGATGAAACTGTGGCAAAACTCAGCTAGACTTAAGGGTATTGGAGTTTGTTACCTACcatttcctttgttctgttcctttATGCTGCTCACCCTTTCCTCCTTTCACCTAATAGCCTGTCAGGCAAACTTCTCTTTTAAAGACTATGTTAGCCTGACAGTAAATAGTTGTATCTAGCCCCTATCTCTCTCATTGCAGCTTTGTGAACAAAACTTGTCTTGATTAGATTCCTATTGTGATATCTTTTCCTATATGTTTACATTCTTTATATCCCACTTAAAATATTTCACTGTATGCTATGTAACCTTGTTCATGTTTTGTAACCTTACATAGGATATATTTTAGCTCCTGTACTTAAAAAAGCATTGGGTAACATTTTCAGCCTATTACTGGAACCTCCTCTATAGTAAATTTAGGTTCTCTTAACACATAACTGATCTGCCTCTAACTACAGAAAAGGCAGCAGTAAAAGCAAGGTTACCTTTGATAGACAGCAGTACCAGTCACAAAGGTAGTAGATGTCTTGAGCCTGCTATTCTCTTCCACAATCTCACTTGGATTTTGCTTTCTCTCTATTATGTTAGCAGCAGAGCACATTTTTTTATGATAATGAACCTAAAGTAGCATCTTGCCTGCACAATCATAGTTTTCTTTCCTAGAATAAATCCAGCCTGAAAAGTCACagttgttagggggcttattttCATTGCAGGTTTTGAACAAAAATAACCTTTATTAAAACATGTTACTAAAGGTAAAATTgtcaaataattattttctttagGTCTAGCATAATTAATTCAACAGTCTTTTGGCTGTCGTATCAAGGATGTGATTAAGAACCATTTATAAAATGCAGTGTTAATTTAATAATCTCTCATACATAAAATAAGACACATTCTCTGGAATCCCTGGCACAAAAGCATTTAAGAATGAAGTTAGACAAGACCAGACACCTTTGAAGGAAGAGAGGGTGTGGAGATGACTAATGAAGAGACAAAGGGAAGAGGGATTGTTCAAAGAGCTGCGGGTTTAGGAGTGATTATAAGGGCGGGGAACGGAATTGAAGTATAGGAACACAGATTGTTCAGAAGAGGTCAGGGCAGCATGATAGAAAGTATAATCCTGAGTAGGAGGCAGAGATGGctgaagccagtggttctcaatctatttaccattgcaggccacatatgcagctcccTGTGTGCATCTACAcaatatatactacctgtatgtccctgaggatgtcacatgggctgcagctgtgtgctgattggatTGCAAGAGGCccacaggctgagaaccactggctgaAGCGCTAAAGCCAAAGGATAGGAAAGAGAAGGGGAAATGGGAGCAGAAAACAAAGGTGGGAGAAAGATTATATAGGGCCTTGTGAGCCATTTTGCACGTTCCTGTTTTAAGGATCTACATGTTGCTAACCCACAAACCTGTGATGCAAACACTGAAATGCTGTGAAGCATGAGCATGATGTTCATACCATTATGCGCATTCTAGCCTTTTTCTTAAACTCAGACCTTCTTATTGCCATTAGAGGTGCTGCTACAAGGTTGCTGGGATCCTTCTGTGTTTGAGAAGCAGCCTCTTCTGTCATTAGCTGAAAAGAAGTGCCTCCCTACTCAGCAGAATGGGGACCAAGAGCCTGGGAGCATCAGCAAGAACCAGGAGAAGAAAGTGTTTATATactatttaattattttcaatatggggaaagaggaaggaaggaataaAGAGGAGATAATTCAACAGAGGAGGGGAGAAAGATGGAGACAATGGAAGTAGCCAGTGCTCAGATTTTATAGTGATGAGTGTAGCATAAGAACCTGACTAGAATAGCGAAGGTAGAGTCCCGATAATCTTCTATTCAGTTTCCATTGATCTATCTCCCTCCTTGTCTTTCCCAATCCAACGCTTCATGTGCATGACCACTTTTCTCTTGAGATCCTCAGCAACTACTTCCTATAACAAAGTGTCAGAACAAAAACTTAATAGCAGGTTGAAATCTGTTAAGTGGGGGCCACCTTCTTAGTTACGTTCCCGTTCAGTACACTTGTGTGCTGCTCCCTTCTGACTGGACATGTTCCTACAGGCTGGCAGAGAAAGTCAAGAAGGCAGATAACATGGCATCTGAAGAAGGAACCTTTCTGGCCCACAAGCTTGTGTAACATTTCCCTTTGCTCCAAAGGAAGGTATTGCATAATCTACTTAACTCAGACTGAATAAGAGTTCCCTCTAGTGGACAGTCAGTTTGATCTATTATttgtagggctgtcaaatgattaaaaaaattgatcgcgattaatcacactgttaaatgaTAATAgagtaccatttatttaaatatttttggatgtgttcctacattttcaaatagactgatttcaattacaacacagaatacaaagcgtacagtgctcactttctattcatttttattacaaatagttgcattgtaaaaaacaaaagaaatagtattttcaattcacctaatacaagtactgtagtgcaatctctttatcatgaaagttgaacttacaaatgttgaattatgtacaaaaaataactgcattgaaaaataaaacaatgtaaaactttagagcctacaagtccactcccttgcatccgaagaagtgggtattcacccacgaaagctcatgctgcaaaacgtctgttagtctataaggtgccacaggattctttgttgcttttacaagtccactcagtcctacttcagccaattgctcagacaaacaagtttggttacatttgcaggagataatggtgcccacttcttgtttacaatgtcacctgaaagtgataacaggtgttcacatggcactgttgtaaccggtGTTGCAacatatttacatgtcagatgcgctaaagattcttatgtcccttcatgcttcaaccaccattccagaggatatgcgtcCAAACTGATGACGAGtttgctcaataacgatccaaagcagagcggaccaacacattttcattttcatcatctgagtcagatgtcaccagcagaagttgattttcttttttggtggttcgggttctgtaatttccacatcggagtgttgctcttttaagagttctgaaagcacactccacacctcatccctctcagattttggacaacacttcagattcttaaaccttgggtcgagtgctgtagctatttttagaaatctcacattggtactttctttgcattttgtcaaatctgcagtaacagtgtttgtaaatcaaacgacatgtgctgggtcatcatccgagactgctataaaatgaaatatatgccagaatgcaggtaaaacagaacaaggaacatacaattctcccccaaggaattcagtcacaagtttaattaacacagaatggtggctgaagcatgaaggggcatatgaatgtttagcatatctggcacgtaaataccttgcaacgccagctgccaaagtgccatgtgaactcctgttttcactttcacgtgacattgtaaacaagaagagggcaagcattatctcctgcaaatgtaaacaaacttgtttctcttagccattggctgaacaagaagtaggactgagtggacttgtaggaactaaagttttacattattttgttttttgaatgcagttatgtaacaaaaaaaaatctacatttgtaagttacacttgcacgatagagactgcactacagtacttgtatgaggtgaattgaaaaatactatttcttttgtttatcatttttacagtgcaaatatgtgtaatcaaaaataatataaagtgagcactgtacactttgtactctgtgttgtcataaaaatcaatatatttgaaaatgtagaaaaatgccCAAaactatttaatacatttcaattggtatgctattgtttaacagtgcaattcatcgcgattaatttttttaatcgcagttaatttttttgagttaattgcatgaattaactgtgattaatcgacagccttgATTATTTGTAAAGTATAGAGGGTTCTTTTGCTTCCTTTTTGCCACGTTATAAAGGGTAGTTTGAACACTTGCAGTCTGATTTTTctcttttacaccagtgtaactctacTGATTTCCATAGAGAGATTCCAATTTACAGTGGTGTAAGTAATAAGAGAATCACTCCTCTGAAGTGTGCATGCAGGGGGGCCAGGGGGGAGGAAATTAAACTGGATCTGGATTTGTGAATTGTTCCTAAAGATtgttgggagctgcaggagctcaACATGTCTGAAAAACAGGCTCTGGGGCCTCCAGCTGGGCACCTAGGCACACAAAATTAATAAACCCTTTTGAAAATACTGGCCTCATCTAATATACTACTATagttttttccccacacaaaTACCCGCACAGAGAACTCAGCATGGTGTTTTAGGCACAGAGTTAAAATTAACATATTTAAACTACATCCTATTTATTTGCCAAATATCCAAACCAGTTTAAACTTAAGCTAAAGCAGTAAATTTAAGCAAATTAGTCACTTATACACCAATAAAaggtacatttaaaaatattttaaaaaactattttgcATTTTTAAGCCCTGAGCCTAAAGACAATGTTCTGTGGAAAAAAGCAATATTTTGATGTACAAAATGAGTTGGAATGATTGTGCAAAAGGCCAGGCCTTCAGGGGGAATGGAAGTTTCTCCTAGCTCTCTGCTAATGCTCAGCAAAAAAGACTGTCAATTTCATTATGCTTATTGTGGCTTGAAAGAGCAGAACAGATTGGCACAGCTGTAGATGCTTTTGCTGTAAGGGTAAGTATAGGGTTGCAACTAATCACAGACTTTCTTTATCCCCCTACCAAATAAAAAATCTGATTTGTGAGGTGTCATTTTTAACAGTTTATTGCCCATATAACATGCATTTCTAAAGTGCTCCTCATTGAAGTATTCTGGGCGTCTTTACACACATTttcaagatgacctcctgaaagGCGCATAGCTCTCTATTCTTGAAGCTGCCAGTTGACTCAGAGTGACCCCAATCATCTCTTAGGCAAACTGCTGCACAAAGAGTTGAGTCAGGTCATCATGAATTAGCACCAATGGCTCCCATTACCATGGTTTTAAAAACCAATTTGGAGTTTAGCTGCACCACCCTTAACAGACAATCCTTTAGGGTAGCCTGTGAAATTAAGCACTCATGTCTGCATGGCCTTCCCCTTTGAATATTGCCACTTAAATCCTGATCCTTCTTTCCTTGAGAGACAGTCCATTTACTACCttacagcagcaccagcagccaaATCCTGAGTTTGAAGGGGAGAAAAGGCAACCTCCTTGTGTTGAGATTGGCCGAGTTGCCTATATCTCCTTTGGGCCACATGCTGGCAAGCTGGTGGCAATCGTGGATGTTATTGACCAGAACAGGGCGCTAGTTGATGGCCCCTGCAATGGTGTAGGAAGGCAGGCTATGCCCTTCAAGTGCATGCAGCTAACAGATTTTGTACTCAGATTCCCACACAGTGCTCATCAGAAGCATGTGCGAGTTGCCTGggagaaagaaaatattaatgaaaaatgGACAGGTACAAGGTGGGCAAAGAAGATTGAAGCCAGAGAAAAGAAAGCCAAGATGACAGACTTTGATCGCTACAGAGTCACGAAGGCAAAGAAAACGAGGAACAGGATCATCAAGCATGAAGTAAAAAAGCTCCAGAAGCAAGCTTCCAAAAAAGCATAAACTGTCAGTAATCAAATAAAGTTCCAGTTTAatatacaaaaaaaaaccaaacaaaagaaaaacaagatgTAAGGAATGCTTGCTGTGAAACTTAGACTCCAGTCTCTAAGGTTCTTAGTGATCTCAGACTAGGCAATGATCACAATGCTTTACCCCTGCACCCTTGTGTCAATCCTTTAGCCTCACTCTCTTATGTGACCTATAAAAACGGGTCTTTAAGACCACACCATTCTAATTTGCAGGGGGAGCAACAGAGCAAGTAACTGCACAGCAGTCTTGAGACAATACCAATGTCTTCAAATTATTGCACAAATGCAGATAGTGCAAGGGGTTAGCAGAGCAGATACAGACACAGTTAggattgccagttttggttggacgtattcctggaggtttcatcacatgacaatctttaattaaagattaatctttaattcctggagactcggCAACCCTAGACACAGTGTAAATACATGAAGGTTTAACTAACAACTGGTGTGCTAGTGACCTCAATCAAGGCAGATCATACATGTTGCATGTGACTGGGCTGAGTGACAATGAAAGACTCTAGCTGCCAGATTGCATttcctaaagaagagctctgtgtaaactcaaaagtttTTCCTCTCACAtcaacggaagttggtccaataaaatattacctcatctaccttgtctcaGACTGCATTTCACTCAGTTTGTAGTATGTTAACATTGTCCCAGCACTGGGACTGGCCCCACAACCAGAGAATAAAAGGGACACTACTGAGTTAAATGTTACTGGCAAAAGATATATATGTATTTTCTTTCCAATTGGCCTTGTGATATTTTTTGCTTCTTTGTAATGTCCAAAAATGAGCTGAATGCTTTTTAGcttggtttggggtttgtttgtttggggtttttggggggggggagagggggagaaaagcGGGGTTAAcgttttttttcttattattatttacCTTAAAAATATCAGGAATGTCTTGGAATAGCAGGAATCACTTTGTCCTTGGCTTTGCTTGGATGACTTGGAAGTCTCAGTGCACGTCTATTACGAGCTCTACCTCATTAATTAGAGGAGTGGGAGTGCTCAGTCTTTAACTCTCCTTCTCCAAAATATTAATTGCTCACTGAAAGTAAAGAGGTGTCAAAAGAATATACTATTCCCCGTATAGGCTACTGATAATGGGCCTCATAAATACTGACTGCTGTTGGAAATGTAACTCCCCTGGTGCTACATTAGCTCACATGTTTTGGGGGTGCCCCTATATCAAAAATTTCTGGTAGGAGGTCGGTCAAAGGACCAACTTGATATTGGATGTTGGAGCCCTCCCACTTCAGTTACATTCTTGAGGGAGATTACCTGGTAATAAGGCAGCATGGTTCCAATGCGCAACTTTGgtcactaaaaaaattaatcctgcAAAAAATGGAGAAGTCAATCCGCAGCAAATATCGATGCCTGGCCCAGTGATATGGCTGATCTCGGAGCTAACAAACAACTGGCATTCTGCAGGGAAAAAAATGCCTGAAAAATTCAAAGTAATTTGGGCTGACTTTTTAGAGGTCTACAATTAACACAGACGCTGCAGAGAGATATGGCGCTCCCCCTACTCCTCCTTTTATCCTAATCCTCTTAATTTCCTTTGGGTATTATGAGGACTCTAGTAGTTTGGTATATTTgttgtatttggaaaaaaattatatatattttatatatatataaaaataggtGTTTGCAAAATCAAGCTAAAAGCAAAGAGTTTTAAATCTGGCTATAAATCTCCCACCCCTCTTAATATTTCAGTTGCTTATTTTTCACTCTTCTGGGCCCTGAACCTGCAGGTGCAGGGTTCTGCCTGTAGGGAGCTCACTTCTGGATGGGAGTCTTAGCTCCCGTCAGGTCCCTTTCTCTGGTTCCCCAGTTTTGCAAGCTTAAGTGGGACCTGACATTTTAATGTTAAATACAAACAGAcaaagctttaaaataaaatacttttcaggccttctttatagGTCTCATACAGAAGTAACACATGCTCTTAATCCCTGATCCCTGCAATTGATTGGTATCGGCCTCAGGGTCCACCTGCATGAATTAACTTCTAAAACTGGGGCCTAGATTTCAAATTGACTGTGTTCTTACAATTTTCCAGGGTAGAGGAGAAGCCAAGATAGTCCCTCCACCTCCTCTAAGTATGTTCACTGGCTCTTAACATTCAATAGCTTCCGAGTCTATAGAAGTTATTTATCCTCCTCACCATATGTTATAACCAGGGAGGGTGGCACTGCCTATTATTAGGAGTCCTCAATATTTCCCATAATAAAGGTTGCTTGTAACTTTTTCAAACTTATAAAAggtcaggctgaaattttccatgttgtgTGTCTGCCTCGGATCAAAAtagtttggaaaatttcagccaaaatggttctgCCATTTCTGAGATCAAAGCTAATGGaaaacattgttttgcccatgttaaaaaattctggtaaCCTTTTATCTGAAAAGCTCTGCggcccccatgctttggagcaaggacttgagaTTTGGCAGCGGGTGGCTTTTATGTCAGGGACAGGCCTTCTCCTGTCCCTGTAACAATCTGCCCAaatctggccaagttataaacttttgaaaagATGCAGTTCACACATGCTTAGTAGACACCTGCAGCTAAATTTCCCAAATGTTTCATCTGCAGTGGGCATGCTCCAGCTCAGgtctgagcaggactttcctaGCAACTGCAGCTCTGGGCAACTACAGGCTGTGCCAGGTGCAGACACCAAAACTCAGAGCCTGTGCAACCTTTATTTGGTCCCTTGGTGCATAAACACACTGACagagtttttaagtacatcatcACATATTATTTTGTCCAGAGACCTGCTGCTGCATACATCGCCcctgctctgggaatgaatcagggttgCATACTACAGGAGTTTGTTGTCTGTGGAACCCTTGCTTCTTTTGGTGCAGAAATTGGGAAGTGTTTGCTGCCTACAGCATCCACGATTCCCAGGTGGTCTCCCTTCTAACTACTCAACAGGCTGGGACTTTTTAGCTTCTGATATCAGGTGCATTCTTCAGTCCAGTATGGCTGTAGGTTTGGAAGATGTGTGCTATGGGAGTGGGAGAAGCATGTCTAGACCTGCCCAAAACTAAAGGCCCACTCCCTCAACTAAGGGCAGGAACCACTATGTGCAGGCTGCAACTGGGTAAGTCATTGGAAGTGTGGTGAATGAGGCAGCGGATTTCAGGGAAAGAAAGGATGTTCTTATGGGTAGGTTGAATGCTTCCCTAGA containing:
- the LOC120369063 gene encoding 60S ribosomal protein L14-like, yielding MASEEGTFLAHKLVDSPFTTLQQHQQPNPEFEGEKRQPPCVEIGRVAYISFGPHAGKLVAIVDVIDQNRALVDGPCNGVGRQAMPFKCMQLTDFVLRFPHSAHQKHVRVAWEKENINEKWTGTRWAKKIEAREKKAKMTDFDRYRVTKAKKTRNRIIKHEVKKLQKQASKKA